A genomic segment from Gavia stellata isolate bGavSte3 chromosome 4, bGavSte3.hap2, whole genome shotgun sequence encodes:
- the SNRPF gene encoding small nuclear ribonucleoprotein F: MSLPLNPKPFLNGLTGKPVMVKLKWGMEYKGYLVSVDGYMNMQLANTEEYIDGALSGHLGEVLIRCNNVLYIRGVEEEEEDGEMRE, translated from the exons ATG AGCCTGCCCCTCAACCCCAAGCCTTTCCTGAACGGGCTGACGGGGAAGCCGGTGATGGTGAAGCTGAAGTGGGGGATGGAGTACAAGGGCTACCTCGTCTCCGTCGACGGCTACATGAACATGCAG CTTGCAAACACAGAGGAGTATATAGACGGTGCGTTGTCTGGACACCTGGGTGAAGTTTTGATAAG GTGCAATAATGTTTTGTACATCAGAGGtgtggaagaagaggaagaagatggcGAAATGAGAGAATAG